The region GCACCGCTGCCTCGATTGCCAGACTCTCGTTGCCTACTCACGTGGACTCTCCCACTGCAGTCTTGGACTGCTGCGTGAGAACCACAGAGTTCGCTTTCCATGACTTTCCCATACCAACACCCACTTGCCTCACCATGAGCAGTGGTCACCCTACAATCATAGTATAATAATTTCAAATTTAAATCATAATTATCTTGCATGTAGTGAGAGGTTATCGAAAGGTGAGGCGGTGGCGCAGACATGGTGGGCGACGTCGAGGTTGACGGGGAGAGGTTAAGACGCCTGAGGCGGGAGCGTGCCCTAAGCCAACAAGGCCTCAAGCGGATAGCAGGGGTAGCGCAAAGTACAATCTCTGAACTTGAAAGTGGCAAACGCTCTGCCAAGCTGCGTACGGTGCGTATCCTCGCTGAAGCGTTGGGCGTAGAGCCCAAGGAATTGATGAAGCAGACGCGAGCGAGGAGTAGTCAGGCGTCGCGACGTGGAACAGCGGCTGAAGGATGAGGGTGGAAGTATTTGAGCCACGGCACGCTACGTGGCCCTTCCGAGGGTAGCGGGGCTTGGGTAAGGCGCCTTTTCTTCTTCTCTAGCAATCTTCAGGTGGCAGAATGCACGCCGAGAAGCGTCAACCTCGCTGATACTCCAGACCACTCTCGTCTCCCTCACCAACTTGGTGGCTGCTGAGAACGCGGAAGTCAGAAGACCGAGAACTCGTTCTCGCGTACGTCCTCGGGGGCACCTTGACTCAGGCATCGGTCTAGTGACCGGCCAGAAGCTCGACGGTGTTCTCGCCGACGTCAGCGAATAGCGAGTTGAGAAACGAGCACGAGCGGAGCCGAAGAGGACGAAACTTACAGCACTACCGACAAGGGACAACAGGAACAGACGGCAGCATCAAGGCCAAGTGCGCAACCGACGCGGACGGAGCCGCCGGCGGAGATCACGGCCGCCACCTCGGGAGAGACAGGAAAGGGCGAGCCGTGACGGGAGCCGCAGAAGGTCACTGCCCCATCGAGGGGGAACGGAGAAGAAGGGCCGGATGTTGTGCCGCCGGAGATCATGTTTTGCCCGCCTGGGGGCGTAAGGGCGCGGGGCGGCGGGGATGTCAAGGGCAGGGCACGGCCGGTATGGAGGCCCTTGACACCCGAAAGGCGGCTTTAGCCGTCCCCGCCGCCCCGCGATAGCCTGCTTGCGGCGGGCAAAACGTGTGAGGCTCGGGTTCAGAACAGGGCTCGGTAGGAACAGGGCTCGGTAGCGAGCCCAGGGCTTTCGACGGTCGGGGCGGGGTGCCGGCCCTTTGGGGCGGCTCTCCGCCTTTGCGGTGTCGCGATTGCGGGGAGCGCTCTGGATGAGGTCCGGTGTCGGCGTAGAGAAGCGGAGCCGACTGCAGGCCGTATCGGTGAGGATGGCCTTCCACAAGCGGCGAGCGCAAGCTGGCCGCTTTACGACGCGGCGCTTTCAAGCGCCCTATCGTTGCGGGCCGGGAGCCAGAGGCTTGCGGCCCGCTCCGCCGAGCCTCGCTCTGCCCCGTTCCGCCGCAGGGAGAGCACAGCCCGGGGTCCCCGGCGGTTGCGAAGCAACCCGAAGGGGCGGCCTCGAGCCGCCGCCGGGGTGGGTGTGCGTGCCTGCCGTAGAAGCCGGTGACCGCGGTGGATCCCTTGCGGATGATCGGGGAGCAGGGCTCGAGAGAGGAGGTCGGTGTAACGGAAGGCAGGAAGCGCATGGGGCCGCACGGGCTCCTGCAGCCGCGGGGATGGGAGCAGTAGGTGGGAAAGGGGTGGCTGCTGAGTACCGATGCAAGAGAGAGGCGGGCGAGGAACCGTGGCTACTCGCGCATAACGGCATCCGCCTCCGGCACCCGAGGCTCGGCGAAGCAGCGAAGGAGCTGTCTCGAGGATGGGCCCCCTGGTGGCCGGGCCGTGTACCCGGGCGGCACCCTCGATCCAAGCCATTGCGGCGGCCTCGTCGCCCGGATCGGGCGGCCGGGCCCCGGTCATGGGGGTCGCAGCCCACTGCCACCGCGCCCTCGCGGGCGAAGAGTTCGGCGGCCCGACCAACCCCCTTCGGTGCCCGTGATGAGCACGGACCTTGCCGGCCAGGCGACCCATCAGGGGTCGATCGTCTCGTAGAAGGCACGCTCGCGGCTCTCGAGGGCGGGTATCGCCTGCCCGAAGCCGTACCTCTGGAAGTGCTCGGAGGCGCCGTGCGCCTTGTAGGCGTCCTCGTCGTCGTAGATCTCGTAGAAGAAGAACACCCGTGGGTTCTCCGGATCGCGGGCCGCCTGGTAGTAACGGTTCCCCGGTTCGCTGCGGGAAGGCGGGGTCAGTTTCCTGATGGCGTCGAGGACCGTTTCTTCCTCGCCTTCTTTCGCCGTCCACTTCGCCGTGACCACATAAGCCATCTCTCAACCTCCCTCCGGTGTAGGCGTTACCTGCAGTGCATCGGAGAGGAACTTCGCGCCGCCGTGCGCCCACTGCCCCCCGTCGACCGGGATCTCCGCCCCGCTGATGTACGAGGACCCGTCAGAGATCAGGAACACCACCAGCGGTGCCACCTCATCCACGGCACCCGGACGCCCAAGCGGCGCCGCGGCGTTGTTCGCCTGCAGAAACGCCTCCGGCGCCGAGGCGGTCATCGGCGTCTCGACGTAGCCCGGGTGCACCGTGTTGACCCGGATGCCGCGCGGCCCAAGCTCCATGCTCGCCACCCGCGAGAGGCCGCGCAGGGCCCACTTGCTTACAGTGTAGGCCACGGCGTAGTGGCCGGTGAGGGCGGCGGGCGAGAGACGTCGAGCCGGCGGTAGGAGACGCCAGGATAGGGTTTCGCTGGCTCCTCCGCCACGTCGGTGGCGATGACGGTCGCGCCCTCGCGGGCAAGCGCCGCGGCCTCGGCCGCACCCTGCCCGCGCGCGGCACCGGTCACCACGACGGTCTTGCCCTCTACGCGCCCCACGACCGCATCCTCCTGAAGGCGGCGGGCCTCGCGCGGGGTATGGGCACGGGGGAGACGCCTTCGACCACCCGGTTCTCGATGGTCCCGATCCCCTCGACCGTCATCCTCACCACGTCACCAGGCTCGAGCAGCGGGGGCTCTTGCCTTCCGACCCTCCCCCACAGCTCGGCGAGACATCCGGAGCCGCAGGTCCCGGAGCCCAAGACATCGCCCGGCCTGACCCAGGTGCCGCGCGAGGCGTAGGCGACCAGCTCCTCGAACGACCACGCCATGTTGGCCAGGGTGTCGTCGCCGAGCTTCTCGCCGTTCACGAAGACCTCCATCTCGAGGTGCAGGCGGCCGTCGCGGCGGTAGGGCTCGAGCTCGTCCGAGGTCACGATCCAGGGCCCCAGGGTGTTGGCGAAGTCCTTGCCCTTGGCCGGCCCCAGGCCGATCTGCATCTCGTGGCGCTGGAGGTCGCGGGCGGACCAGTCGTTCAAGATCGTGTAGCCCGCGATGTGCCCTCTTGCCTCCTCGGGGGCAAGGTTGCTTCCGGCCCTGCCGATTATCGCGGCGACCTCCAGCTCGAAGTCCAGGGCCTCGCAGCCGGGCGGAACCGCCACCGGGTCCTGGGGGCCGATCACGGAGTAGGGGTTGCCGAAGTAGAAGGTGGGGATCTCGTACCAGGCCTCGGGCACTCCCCCCTCCTCCGAGACACTCCTGGTGATGCCCTCCACATGCTCCTCGAAGACGACGAAGTCCCTGAGGGTGGGCGGCTGCAGCGGGGCGAGAAGCCGAACCCCGGTGAGCGGGACCGATGCCTCCGCGGTCCGGGCGATCCGGTCTCGTTCTTCGGGATCCGCGGCGAGCAGGTCGAGCACGTCGGTGCCCTCCGGCAAAGGCCCGATCTCCTCGCCCGAAACGACACCCAGCCTCTCGATGCCGCCGGTCTCATACCGGACGATACGCATAAACCTCCTCCTTTTTCTCTGGTTCTCCTGCCATCTCACTACACACGGGACGGCTCGACGGCAATCGGCAGGCTCTCGAGCCCTCGTATGGTGTGGTTCAGGCGCCTGACGGGCTCTCCGGCGAGCTCTATGGAAGCTACCCGGCGCGCCAGTGAGGAGAGGATGGCCGCTCCTTCCAAGCGCGCCAGGAACATGCCCGCGCAGCGGTGCGTCCCGCCGCCGAAGCCGACGTGGCCGGTCGTGTCGCGGGTTATGTCGAACCCATCGGCGTCTTCCCCCCACCGGCGCGGATCGCGGTTGGCCGAGCCGAGCAGCATCATCACCCGGTCGCCCCGCCGGAGCCGGATCCCGCCGAACTCCACCTCGCGTGTGAGCCCGCGGAAGAAGTTCTGCACCGGAGACTCCAGCCGGACCGTCTCCTCGAAGGCGTTCTGGGCCAGCGAGAGGTCGGCGCGCAGCGCAGCCCACTGGTCCGGGTTCAGAGCGAGGAGCCAGATCGCGCTGGAGATAGCGTTCACCGTGGTGTCCATGCCGGCGACCAGGCAGGCGCTCATCAGCGAGATCGCCTCCCTCTCGTCGATCTCCCCCCTGTCCACCGCAGCGTAGATCGCCGCCCCCCAGCTTCCAGGCCGGAGGTTTTGGCGGCCCGCCTCTCGATCTCGCCGCGCAGGAGGTCCTGCAACGCCCGGGACGAGAGCTTCCCGTTCAGGATCCTGCGGTATCTGGAGTGGTCGGGCGGGTCGGAGGAGAGCACGACCCCGGTCATCATCGGATCCTCGACGTAGTTGAGCCCGGGCCCGCCGACCGAGGAGAACAGCTCGGGACGGCGCTGGACCTGCCAAACCTCGTCGTAGCCGGGCAGTGCCCACACCTCGTAGCGCGTCAGGCGGACCGCCCTTCCCATCTCGCGCAACTCGGCGTAAAAGGGGTACGGGTCCTCCGATACCTCGTCGCCGAATATGTCTATGTCAGACGAAGGGGTATGTTGCGTCGTGTCCATCTCGCTCCTCCTCCCGCCAAATTCTCGTTCGCTACCCGCACCAGGTCAGCCGCAGCAGGCGCGCGGCGTTCCCGCCGCAGATCGCCGCCCGCTCGCCCGGGCTGAGACCAGGCGCGGAACGGACGTGTCCGAGAGGGTCCTCGGACCCCATATCGAAGGGGAAGTCGCTGCCGAGCAGCACGCGCTCGGCGCCGACCTTCCGCACCAGGTGCTCGAGCGCCTCGGGCTCGTAGACGAGCGAGTCGAAGTAGATTCTCCTCAGGTAGCTGCTCGGCGGCTCCCTGGGCGTGCGCACTTCGGGCCTCACCCTCCAGCCGTGGTCGGAACGGCCGGTGTAGAAGGGCAGGTAGCCTCCCCCATGAGCCACGAGGACCCTGAGATCCGGGTGCCGGTCCAGAAGACCGGAGAAGATGATGTGCGAGAGGGCCACGGTCGTCTCGACCGGGTTGCCGACGATGTTGGCCAGATAGTGGCGGCTCAACCGCTCCCCGAGCGTGCAGCCCCAAGGGTGGATAAAGACCAGCGCTCCCAGCTCCTCGGCCCGAGCCCAGAAGCCCTCGTACGCCTCGTCGCCGAGTTCTCGGCCGGGTGCGGCGGTCGTTATCTCGACGCCCTCGAGCCCGAGGTCGAGGACGGCGCACACCAGCGCCTCCTCCGCCACATCGGGGTGCTGGATCGGGGCGAGCCCGAGCCCGACCAGACGGTCGGGACGGGACGCGCAAAGAACCGCTATGCCCTCGTTTACGGTGCGGGCGAGGCTGCGCGCGAGCTTCGGCCCGGCCCAGGTGTGGTAGTGGGCCGGCGAGGGGCTCACGAGCTGGACGTCGATGCCCATCCGGTCCATCTGCTCCAGCCGCCGGTCGAGGCTGGTGAGCAGCGGGCCGATCTCTTCGAGCACCGCCCGCTGATTCCTCATCGTCTCGGCTCCGAAATTCGCAAGATCGGCCTCGCGCTCGAGACGGAAGCCCGGTTCCGAGGCGACGAGGTCGAAGGCCGCCGGCACGACGGCGTGGGCGTGCACGTCCACGGTCGGCGTTCGGCCGGCCATCATGTCGCCGACCCATCGGGAACTCGACCGGGCGCCGCCTCCGGTAGCCGTTCCCTGACGCAGCGGTTCCGCTGATACCCGAGGCCGGTGACGGTCCCCTCCATGACGTCACCCTCCCCGAGAAAACGTCCCCAGTAAGAGCCGTTGCCCGCGGGAGAGCCGGTGAGGATCAGGTCTCCCGGCCGGAGCAAGACCCGGGATGATGCGTAGGAGACGAGGCGCGCTACGTCGAAGATCATGTCCGAGGCAGACTCGTCCTGCATGGTCTCGCCGTTGAGCCTGAGCGTGATGCGCAGGCCGCTGGTGTCGCCGACGAACTCCTTGGGGACGATGTAGGGACCGGTCGGAAGGAAAGTAGGCGCGTTCTTGGAGCGCAGCCAGTCGGTGCCGATAGCCTTGAGGTCCGGACGGTAGACGAGATCGCGGGTGGTGATGTCGTTCGCGATCGTATACCCGGCGACGAGGTCGAGAGCACGCTCGGGGGGCACGTGACGCCCGCTCCTGCCGATGACAGCCGCGAACTCGAGCTCCCAGTCGTGCTGATCGCCCTCCGCGGGGAGCACCACATCGTCGTAGGGGCCACACAGGGCGGTCGGGGAACCGAGAAAGAGGTAGGGCTCTCCGCGCTCTGCGCGCTCGTCCATGAGCCTCTCGCCGGCCCGGCGCACCTCCGCCTCCTCCTCGGGTGTCATCCGGGGGTTCCCGGCCCGCGCCTCGGCGACGATGAGATCCACGACGTGCCTGTGGTAGTTGGCCCCGCTCTGCAGGATCTGGACCGGCTCGACGGGCGGCAGGACCCGCAGATCGGCGAGGTCGTGGGCGTCTGCCGCTCCATGCCTCGCGAAGGCGGCCAGCGCCGCACGGTTCGCCTCCCAGCCCTCGAGGATCTGGCGAACCGAGCGGAAGCTCGCCACGCTAGCACCGGGGACCTCCGTCCTGGAGAGGTCGACCACCCGCCCGCCCTCGAGCACGAGGCCCGGGAAGGCGAGCCCTCCGTGCTCGAAGGTCCCGAGCGCGAACCAGCCCCTCGGGGAATCCTCTGATCTCACGTTCTCCTCCCGGGGGTCGTCAGATCGGCTCTGCCAGGACGACGGCGCTCTGTCCGGTAAGGGCGGCCGCGTCGATCCCGAGCGACGGGTCCATCTCGCCCCGACCGATCCGGGCCGAGACATCGATGACGTACTTGCACCGCTCGTAGCGCCGCCGCATGAAAGCCTCGAGCGCCTCGTGGACGGGGACATCCTTCTCCAGCTCCTCGGCCAGTACAACGGCGTCCTCGATGGCCATCGAGGCCCCCTGCCCGATGTGAGGCGAGGTGGCGTGAGCGGCGTCCCCGACAAGCACCACCCGCCCGCGGTACCACGGCGGTGGGACCAGGAGCGTCTCCACGGGCCGGTAGACGACCTTCGAGGAATCGGTGATGTACCTGTCGCGCACCTCGGCCACGGGTCCTCCGAACTCCGCAAGACGCTCGCGGAAGATCTCGGCCAGCCTGTCCTCGGGGAGCTTCTTGCCGGGTGGCGAGTCGGACGGTGGTTTCTCGATGAGCAGGATGTACATCAGGTCAGGAGCGAGCGGGACGAAGCCGGCCTTCCTCTTCATCCCCTGGAACACACAGATCCTGTCCACCTCGGGCAGCCTCGGGACGTTGTAACGCCAGACGACCTGGCCGCTGAACTCTGGCTCGAGGTCCGGATCGAAGACGAGGCTGCGGATGAGCGAGTAGAGCCCGTCGGCCCCGATCACGAGGTCGTAGCGGCCCGAGGTATCGTCGGTGAACTCCACCTCCACCCCGTCGTCGCGCTGCTCTAGGGCCGAGACCGTCAGGCCCGTCCGGACGCCGGCCTTCGACTC is a window of Rubrobacter xylanophilus DSM 9941 DNA encoding:
- a CDS encoding putative quinol monooxygenase, producing MAYVVTAKWTAKEGEEETVLDAIRKLTPPSRSEPGNRYYQAARDPENPRVFFFYEIYDDEDAYKAHGASEHFQRYGFGQAIPALESRERAFYETIDP
- a CDS encoding fumarylacetoacetate hydrolase family protein, with translation MRIVRYETGGIERLGVVSGEEIGPLPEGTDVLDLLAADPEERDRIARTAEASVPLTGVRLLAPLQPPTLRDFVVFEEHVEGITRSVSEEGGVPEAWYEIPTFYFGNPYSVIGPQDPVAVPPGCEALDFELEVAAIIGRAGSNLAPEEARGHIAGYTILNDWSARDLQRHEMQIGLGPAKGKDFANTLGPWIVTSDELEPYRRDGRLHLEMEVFVNGEKLGDDTLANMAWSFEELVAYASRGTWVRPGDVLGSGTCGSGCLAELWGRVGRQEPPLLEPGDVVRMTVEGIGTIENRVVEGVSPVPIPRARPAAFRRMRSWGA
- a CDS encoding FAD-dependent oxidoreductase, giving the protein MPAVRKVLVVGGGIGGLSAAIALRKRGVEVDVVEVNPKWDVYGVGIIQPANQIRALAAIGLGERCVQEGYPFEGSRFFDSQGNLLADVPFERIAGPEYPPMNGITRPRLHRILQEAVKESKAGVRTGLTVSALEQRDDGVEVEFTDDTSGRYDLVIGADGLYSLIRSLVFDPDLEPEFSGQVVWRYNVPRLPEVDRICVFQGMKRKAGFVPLAPDLMYILLIEKPPSDSPPGKKLPEDRLAEIFRERLAEFGGPVAEVRDRYITDSSKVVYRPVETLLVPPPWYRGRVVLVGDAAHATSPHIGQGASMAIEDAVVLAEELEKDVPVHEALEAFMRRRYERCKYVIDVSARIGRGEMDPSLGIDAAALTGQSAVVLAEPI
- a CDS encoding helix-turn-helix domain-containing protein, whose translation is MVGDVEVDGERLRRLRRERALSQQGLKRIAGVAQSTISELESGKRSAKLRTVRILAEALGVEPKELMKQTRARSSQASRRGTAAEG
- a CDS encoding SDR family NAD(P)-dependent oxidoreductase; the encoded protein is MAYTVSKWALRGLSRVASMELGPRGIRVNTVHPGYVETPMTASAPEAFLQANNAAAPLGRPGAVDEVAPLVVFLISDGSSYISGAEIPVDGGQWAHGGAKFLSDALQVTPTPEGG
- a CDS encoding cytochrome P450, producing MDRGEIDEREAISLMSACLVAGMDTTVNAISSAIWLLALNPDQWAALRADLSLAQNAFEETVRLESPVQNFFRGLTREVEFGGIRLRRGDRVMMLLGSANRDPRRWGEDADGFDITRDTTGHVGFGGGTHRCAGMFLARLEGAAILSSLARRVASIELAGEPVRRLNHTIRGLESLPIAVEPSRV
- a CDS encoding amidohydrolase family protein, which produces MMAGRTPTVDVHAHAVVPAAFDLVASEPGFRLEREADLANFGAETMRNQRAVLEEIGPLLTSLDRRLEQMDRMGIDVQLVSPSPAHYHTWAGPKLARSLARTVNEGIAVLCASRPDRLVGLGLAPIQHPDVAEEALVCAVLDLGLEGVEITTAAPGRELGDEAYEGFWARAEELGALVFIHPWGCTLGERLSRHYLANIVGNPVETTVALSHIIFSGLLDRHPDLRVLVAHGGGYLPFYTGRSDHGWRVRPEVRTPREPPSSYLRRIYFDSLVYEPEALEHLVRKVGAERVLLGSDFPFDMGSEDPLGHVRSAPGLSPGERAAICGGNAARLLRLTWCG
- a CDS encoding SDR family NAD(P)-dependent oxidoreductase, with translation MGRVEGKTVVVTGAARGQGAAEAAALAREGATVIATDVAEEPAKPYPGVSYRRLDVSRPPPSPATTPWPTL
- a CDS encoding fumarylacetoacetate hydrolase family protein; the protein is MRSEDSPRGWFALGTFEHGGLAFPGLVLEGGRVVDLSRTEVPGASVASFRSVRQILEGWEANRAALAAFARHGAADAHDLADLRVLPPVEPVQILQSGANYHRHVVDLIVAEARAGNPRMTPEEEAEVRRAGERLMDERAERGEPYLFLGSPTALCGPYDDVVLPAEGDQHDWELEFAAVIGRSGRHVPPERALDLVAGYTIANDITTRDLVYRPDLKAIGTDWLRSKNAPTFLPTGPYIVPKEFVGDTSGLRITLRLNGETMQDESASDMIFDVARLVSYASSRVLLRPGDLILTGSPAGNGSYWGRFLGEGDVMEGTVTGLGYQRNRCVRERLPEAAPGRVPDGSAT